A portion of the Achromobacter sp. MFA1 R4 genome contains these proteins:
- a CDS encoding type VI immunity family protein, which produces MTDFHPDMSREAFAAALRENAQAQQFPGAMLMPKSRHDYVGAVIAITGTLYFEGGYTQLKREAIAQCFDDYLAQTGDALTWLWRGEPPSGPPCMPYVKAPKIRDFFKTLDEDEKLDLQYTSGTKREDAAPYSFYVNAAPAWATKKTGRLDVLRFALPFVDIVEQPKAFQTLFVEFAGRLQALHGHGGFGFVLSPSEWNSNQSTEAFASEQARGVDVGAPVFSAMVLKPDTFKTVSWLTAINRDMVTQAGGLHTLRSELPPDWFAFYDYGAGIVIQAGNEPDLAATAIDPKPPQYALPNAALKPLRSAVFGLHLAASAAGEPRLTGLKGEAWVERFDVSDEELLDVKARLLDTPRLDTTHTLDDRL; this is translated from the coding sequence ATGACAGACTTTCATCCCGACATGAGCCGCGAGGCGTTTGCCGCAGCACTTCGCGAAAACGCGCAGGCGCAGCAGTTCCCCGGGGCGATGCTCATGCCCAAGAGCCGCCACGACTATGTGGGCGCGGTCATCGCCATCACAGGTACCTTATATTTCGAAGGCGGCTACACGCAGCTTAAGCGGGAGGCAATCGCACAGTGTTTTGACGATTACCTGGCGCAGACGGGCGATGCCCTTACTTGGCTGTGGCGTGGCGAGCCCCCGTCAGGCCCGCCGTGCATGCCCTATGTCAAGGCTCCGAAAATCCGCGATTTTTTCAAAACGCTCGACGAAGACGAGAAGCTTGACCTGCAGTACACAAGCGGCACCAAGCGCGAGGACGCCGCCCCTTATTCCTTTTATGTCAATGCCGCACCGGCTTGGGCCACCAAAAAAACAGGCCGTCTGGATGTGTTGCGGTTTGCGTTGCCCTTTGTTGATATTGTCGAGCAACCCAAAGCCTTTCAAACCTTGTTCGTCGAATTCGCTGGGCGGCTGCAAGCATTGCATGGCCATGGCGGTTTTGGTTTTGTGCTGTCCCCGTCGGAATGGAACAGTAATCAGTCCACCGAAGCCTTCGCGTCGGAGCAGGCCCGCGGCGTTGATGTGGGGGCGCCAGTATTCTCCGCCATGGTGCTCAAGCCCGACACGTTCAAGACGGTGTCCTGGCTGACCGCAATCAATCGTGACATGGTGACGCAGGCAGGCGGCTTGCACACGTTGCGCTCGGAATTGCCTCCAGACTGGTTTGCCTTCTATGACTATGGCGCTGGCATCGTCATTCAGGCTGGCAATGAACCCGACCTGGCGGCGACGGCTATCGACCCCAAGCCTCCGCAGTACGCGCTACCTAACGCAGCGCTCAAACCGCTGCGCAGTGCTGTGTTCGGTTTACACCTGGCAGCCAGTGCCGCCGGCGAACCGCGACTGACCGGACTAAAGGGCGAAGCATGGGTTGAGCGCTTCGATGTATCTGACGAAGAGCTGCTCGATGTCAAGGCACGCCTGCTTGA
- a CDS encoding GNAT family N-acetyltransferase: MQMLIRELGSPDLKELLVLYAHLHEVDEPTPPLAIVESVWSELLSSPRFRYFRVILDGQLVASCNLTIIPNLTRACRPYGLIENVVTHRAYRNRGFGKAVLARAVEVAWEQDCYKVMLMTGRKDEATLRFYQSAGFDPKGKQAFVAKPLA, encoded by the coding sequence ATGCAAATGCTAATTCGAGAGCTTGGATCGCCTGACCTTAAAGAATTGCTTGTTCTTTACGCTCATCTGCACGAAGTCGACGAGCCTACGCCGCCTTTGGCAATCGTTGAGTCCGTCTGGAGCGAACTTCTCTCAAGCCCACGTTTTCGATACTTCCGAGTCATCCTGGATGGACAACTCGTCGCGAGTTGCAACCTCACTATCATTCCAAACCTCACCCGGGCCTGCAGACCGTACGGCCTCATAGAGAACGTCGTCACTCATAGGGCGTATCGAAACAGAGGTTTTGGCAAGGCGGTACTAGCCAGGGCTGTTGAGGTTGCATGGGAGCAGGATTGCTACAAGGTCATGCTGATGACCGGACGCAAGGACGAGGCGACGCTGCGCTTCTATCAGTCTGCGGGGTTCGATCCCAAAGGCAAACAGGCGTTCGTTGCAAAGCCCTTAGCTTAA
- the glmS gene encoding glutamine--fructose-6-phosphate transaminase (isomerizing), protein MCGIVGAVAQRDITPILVEGLKRLEYRGYDSCGVAVYADGHLRRTRSTQRVAELADQVAQDKIQGFTGIAHTRWATHGVPATHNAHPHFSHLGNDEPRIALVHNGIIENHDELRAELQAVGYVFESQTDTEVIAHLVNHLYAGDLFEAVQNAVRRLHGAYAIAVFCRDEPHRVVGARQGSPLVVGVGQNENFLASDALALAGTTDQIIYLEDGDVVDLQLSRVWIVDAAGKSVDREVHTVHVHTGAAELGPYRHYMQKEIFEQPRAVGDTLQDIESITPELFGDQAYKVFKEIDSLLILACGTSYYAGLTAKYWIESIAKIPVNVEIASEYRYRDSVPNPRSLVVTISQSGETADTLAALKHARSLGMEHTLTICNVSTSAMVRECKLSYITRAGVEIGVASTKAFTTQLTALFLLTLTLAQTRGKLTEEQEAEHLKALRHLPSAIGSVLALEPQIMAWADRFASKENALFLGRGMHYPIALEGALKLKEISYIHAEAYPAGELKHGPLALVTEHMPVVTIAPKDELLEKLKSNMQEVRARGGELYVFADADSKIQSAEGMHVIRMPEHYGKLSPILHTVPLQLLSYHTACARGTDVDKPRNLAKSVTVE, encoded by the coding sequence ATGTGCGGCATTGTTGGCGCCGTCGCCCAGCGCGACATCACCCCGATCCTCGTCGAAGGCCTCAAGCGCCTGGAATATCGCGGCTATGACTCCTGCGGCGTCGCCGTCTACGCCGATGGCCACCTGCGCCGCACGCGCAGCACGCAGCGCGTGGCCGAGCTGGCCGACCAGGTCGCGCAGGACAAGATCCAGGGCTTCACCGGCATCGCCCACACCCGCTGGGCCACGCACGGCGTTCCCGCCACCCACAACGCTCACCCGCACTTCTCGCACCTGGGCAACGACGAGCCGCGCATCGCGCTCGTCCACAATGGCATCATCGAGAACCACGACGAACTGCGCGCCGAGCTGCAAGCCGTCGGCTACGTCTTCGAAAGCCAGACCGATACCGAAGTCATCGCGCACCTGGTGAACCACCTTTACGCCGGCGACCTCTTCGAAGCCGTGCAGAACGCCGTGCGCCGCCTGCATGGCGCCTACGCCATCGCCGTGTTCTGCCGCGACGAACCGCATCGCGTCGTCGGCGCGCGCCAGGGCTCGCCCCTGGTGGTGGGCGTGGGCCAGAACGAAAACTTCCTGGCTTCCGACGCGCTGGCCCTGGCCGGCACCACCGACCAGATCATCTACCTGGAAGACGGCGACGTCGTCGACCTGCAGCTCTCGCGCGTCTGGATCGTCGACGCCGCCGGCAAGAGCGTCGACCGCGAGGTGCACACCGTGCACGTGCACACCGGCGCCGCCGAGCTGGGCCCCTACCGCCACTACATGCAGAAGGAAATCTTCGAGCAGCCGCGCGCGGTCGGCGACACCCTGCAGGACATCGAGTCCATCACGCCCGAACTCTTCGGCGACCAGGCCTACAAGGTCTTCAAGGAAATCGACTCCCTGCTGATCCTCGCCTGCGGCACCAGCTACTACGCGGGCCTCACCGCCAAGTACTGGATCGAATCCATCGCCAAGATCCCGGTTAACGTCGAAATCGCCAGCGAGTACCGCTACCGCGACAGCGTGCCCAACCCGCGTTCGCTGGTCGTCACCATCTCGCAGTCCGGCGAAACCGCCGACACGCTGGCCGCGCTCAAGCACGCGCGTTCGCTGGGCATGGAACACACGCTGACCATCTGCAACGTGTCCACCAGCGCCATGGTGCGCGAGTGCAAGCTGTCCTACATCACGCGCGCCGGCGTCGAAATCGGCGTGGCGTCCACCAAGGCCTTCACCACCCAGCTCACGGCGCTGTTCCTCTTGACGCTGACGCTGGCGCAGACCCGCGGCAAGCTCACGGAAGAGCAGGAAGCCGAGCACCTGAAGGCCCTGCGTCACCTGCCTTCGGCCATCGGCTCCGTGCTGGCGCTGGAACCCCAGATCATGGCCTGGGCCGACCGCTTCGCGTCCAAGGAAAACGCCCTGTTCCTGGGCCGCGGCATGCACTACCCGATCGCGCTGGAAGGCGCGCTCAAGCTCAAGGAAATCAGCTACATCCACGCCGAAGCCTACCCGGCCGGCGAACTCAAGCACGGCCCGCTCGCGCTGGTCACCGAGCACATGCCGGTCGTCACCATCGCGCCCAAGGACGAGTTGCTGGAAAAGCTGAAGTCCAACATGCAGGAAGTGCGCGCGCGGGGTGGTGAGCTGTATGTGTTTGCCGATGCGGACAGCAAGATCCAGAGCGCCGAAGGGATGCATGTGATCCGCATGCCGGAACACTACGGAAAGCTGTCGCCGATTCTGCATACGGTGCCGCTGCAGTTGCTGTCGTATCACACGGCGTGCGCGCGCGGAACGGATGTGGATAAGCCGCGGAATCTGGCGAAGAGTGTGACGGTGGAGTGA
- a CDS encoding Lrp/AsnC family transcriptional regulator — MQNMPISLPELDDLDRRILEQLQEDSSLTNQDLAAKVHASPPTCLRRVRRLVEEGVIDRQVAILAAEKLGSTLTAIVEITLDVQAAESLDAFEQSMLTEHAVLQCYRVSPGPDFVVIAQVKDMPAYHALVHRAFTAQANVRNVRTFFSVHRAKFETRIDVRG; from the coding sequence ATGCAAAACATGCCGATTTCGCTACCCGAACTGGATGATCTGGACCGGCGCATTCTTGAACAGTTACAAGAAGACAGTTCGCTGACCAACCAGGATCTCGCCGCAAAGGTGCATGCGTCGCCGCCGACCTGCCTGCGGCGGGTGCGGCGACTGGTGGAAGAAGGGGTGATCGACAGGCAGGTGGCGATTCTGGCGGCCGAGAAACTGGGCAGCACGCTGACGGCGATCGTGGAGATCACGCTGGATGTGCAGGCGGCGGAAAGCCTGGATGCGTTCGAGCAAAGCATGCTGACGGAGCACGCCGTGCTGCAGTGCTATCGGGTGTCGCCGGGTCCGGACTTCGTGGTGATCGCGCAGGTGAAGGACATGCCGGCTTATCACGCGCTGGTGCATCGCGCCTTCACGGCGCAGGCCAATGTGCGCAACGTGCGCACGTTTTTCTCGGTGCATCGCGCCAAGTTCGAGACGCGGATCGATGTGCGGGGGTAA
- a CDS encoding nucleotidyl transferase AbiEii/AbiGii toxin family protein, protein MESHARLLVENARLHGGNSFQPVLGGGTRLMLALNHRISDDVDLFVDSPGWLPYVSPRLNDMFENELAGYNEDNAHVKLRFAEGEIDFVVAAPLLPQVSGMWNPPAPETRFPLEPPAEVLAKKLFFRGWALTARDLFDWAILHAEAPAGAIPENALASLLKAKLDGLEAALTHMAQRPSQRVAWDRIRTDRLPDLDTTVAWGKAKIAEWADS, encoded by the coding sequence TTGGAATCGCACGCGCGGCTTCTGGTGGAGAACGCCCGCCTTCACGGCGGCAATTCCTTCCAGCCAGTGTTAGGGGGTGGTACGCGCTTGATGCTCGCCCTCAATCACCGGATCAGCGACGATGTTGACCTGTTCGTTGATTCGCCGGGATGGCTCCCGTACGTTTCGCCGCGACTGAATGACATGTTCGAGAATGAGTTGGCGGGCTACAACGAAGATAACGCGCATGTGAAACTGCGCTTCGCCGAGGGCGAAATCGATTTCGTCGTCGCGGCGCCGTTGCTTCCGCAAGTATCTGGTATGTGGAATCCCCCCGCGCCGGAAACCCGCTTTCCTTTGGAGCCGCCGGCCGAAGTGCTGGCGAAAAAGCTGTTTTTCCGTGGATGGGCGTTGACCGCCCGGGATCTATTTGACTGGGCCATCCTGCACGCGGAGGCGCCCGCCGGCGCAATTCCAGAAAATGCGCTGGCGTCACTTCTTAAGGCGAAGCTCGACGGTTTGGAGGCAGCCCTGACGCACATGGCGCAACGGCCATCCCAGCGCGTCGCTTGGGATCGGATCAGAACGGATCGCCTTCCCGATCTGGACACGACCGTGGCGTGGGGCAAGGCCAAGATTGCGGAATGGGCGGATAGCTAG
- a CDS encoding glycosyltransferase family 4 protein codes for MKILQLNFEKGWRGGERQTLYCMRAFRKAGHDVEVMCREGAPLAERARQEGFVAHAVRNVPGQLAFLAGAGRYDIIHAQTANTITWAVLTKWLHRRPVAFSRRTSFVVKPGDEWKTGFKWCHADLFVAISEMAAGEPRRLGIEPVIIRSAVEPHQINADNVANLVREFDLEGKKVMATSAALIRDKDPVTLVRAVGELAKTRRDFVFLHFGAGGDREQQAKDEARKLGIEDVYRFAGFRKGVEDFYSILDVFVMSSEEEALGSSVLDAFLQRVPVVSTDAGGLKESLADGRGVLCAVGDHQAMAAGMARCLDDAAFRQEVTERAYEYVRNEHDVQKMGNRYLAQFERLVGRKPR; via the coding sequence ATGAAGATCCTGCAACTGAACTTCGAGAAAGGCTGGCGCGGCGGCGAACGCCAGACGCTGTACTGCATGCGCGCCTTCCGCAAGGCCGGCCATGACGTCGAAGTGATGTGCCGCGAAGGCGCCCCGCTGGCCGAGCGCGCGCGCCAGGAAGGCTTCGTCGCCCACGCCGTGCGCAACGTGCCCGGCCAGCTCGCCTTCCTGGCGGGCGCCGGCCGCTACGACATCATCCACGCGCAGACGGCCAACACCATCACCTGGGCCGTGCTGACCAAGTGGCTGCATCGCCGCCCGGTCGCGTTCTCGCGCCGCACCTCGTTCGTGGTCAAGCCGGGCGACGAATGGAAGACCGGCTTCAAATGGTGCCACGCGGACCTCTTCGTGGCCATCAGCGAGATGGCCGCGGGCGAACCGCGCCGCCTCGGCATCGAACCCGTCATCATCCGCAGCGCGGTCGAGCCCCACCAGATCAACGCCGACAACGTCGCCAATCTGGTGCGCGAATTCGACCTGGAAGGCAAAAAGGTCATGGCGACGTCCGCCGCGCTCATCCGCGACAAGGACCCCGTCACCCTGGTGCGTGCCGTCGGCGAACTGGCCAAGACGCGCCGCGACTTCGTCTTCCTGCACTTCGGCGCCGGCGGCGACCGCGAGCAGCAGGCCAAGGACGAAGCCCGCAAGCTCGGCATCGAAGACGTCTACCGCTTCGCGGGCTTTCGCAAGGGCGTCGAGGACTTCTACAGCATCCTCGACGTGTTCGTCATGAGCTCCGAAGAAGAAGCGCTGGGCAGCAGCGTGCTCGACGCCTTCCTGCAGCGCGTACCCGTCGTCTCCACCGACGCCGGCGGCCTGAAGGAAAGCCTGGCCGACGGCCGCGGCGTGCTGTGCGCCGTGGGCGACCATCAGGCCATGGCGGCCGGCATGGCGCGCTGCCTGGACGACGCGGCCTTTCGCCAGGAAGTCACCGAACGCGCCTATGAGTACGTGCGCAACGAGCACGACGTGCAGAAGATGGGGAATCGGTATCTGGCGCAGTTTGAGCGGCTGGTGGGGCGGAAGCCGCGCTGA
- a CDS encoding UDP-glucose/GDP-mannose dehydrogenase family protein, whose amino-acid sequence MKITVVGTGYVGLVSGACLADMGNDVMCLDVDAAKIALLRQGGIPIYEPGLEDLVRRNVQAGRLHFTDDIAQSVAFGDVQFIAVGTPPGEDGSADLKYVLAAAQNIARHMTSRKLIVDKSTVPVGTADKVRAVVAKELAERGVDLPFTVASNPEFLKEGAAINDFMSPDRVIVGADDDYTIGVMRRIYEPFQRTHDRLMVMDVRSAELTKYAANAMLATRISFMNEMANLAEVLGADVEQVRRGIGADPRIGYHFLYPGAGYGGSCFPKDVQALVNTASEHGLPMRVIEAAEAANHAQKFRLAEKLVARFGEDLRGRKIALWGLSFKPNTDDMREAPSLTAIAELTRRGAEVRAYDPVAMHEAGRVLAGHQGISFATDMYDALDGADALLIATEWKVFRAPDFDRVKALLKTPLIIDGRNLYTPADVRSLGFEYSGIGRA is encoded by the coding sequence ATGAAGATCACGGTCGTGGGTACCGGTTACGTGGGTTTGGTGTCGGGAGCGTGCCTGGCCGACATGGGCAACGATGTCATGTGCCTGGACGTGGATGCGGCCAAGATCGCCCTGCTGCGCCAGGGCGGCATCCCCATCTACGAGCCGGGCCTCGAAGACCTGGTGCGCCGCAACGTGCAGGCCGGACGCCTGCACTTCACCGATGACATCGCGCAAAGCGTGGCATTCGGCGACGTCCAGTTCATCGCCGTGGGCACTCCGCCCGGCGAAGACGGTTCCGCCGACCTCAAATACGTCCTGGCGGCCGCGCAGAACATCGCGCGCCACATGACCTCGCGCAAGCTGATCGTGGACAAGTCCACCGTCCCCGTCGGCACGGCCGACAAGGTGCGCGCGGTGGTCGCCAAGGAACTGGCCGAGCGCGGCGTCGACCTCCCCTTCACGGTGGCGTCCAACCCCGAATTCCTGAAGGAAGGCGCGGCCATCAACGACTTCATGAGTCCGGACCGCGTCATCGTCGGCGCGGACGACGACTACACCATCGGCGTGATGCGCCGCATCTACGAGCCCTTCCAGCGCACGCACGACCGCCTGATGGTGATGGACGTGCGCTCCGCCGAGCTGACCAAGTACGCCGCCAACGCCATGCTGGCCACGCGCATCTCGTTCATGAATGAAATGGCGAACCTGGCCGAAGTCCTGGGCGCGGACGTCGAACAGGTGCGCCGCGGCATCGGCGCCGATCCGCGCATCGGCTACCACTTCCTGTATCCCGGCGCGGGCTACGGCGGTTCCTGCTTTCCGAAGGACGTGCAGGCGCTGGTCAACACGGCGTCCGAACACGGCTTGCCGATGCGCGTCATCGAAGCGGCCGAAGCCGCCAACCACGCACAGAAATTCCGCCTCGCCGAAAAGCTGGTCGCGCGCTTTGGCGAAGACCTGCGCGGCCGCAAGATCGCCTTGTGGGGCCTGTCGTTCAAGCCCAATACCGACGACATGCGCGAAGCCCCCAGCCTCACGGCGATTGCCGAACTCACGCGCCGCGGCGCCGAAGTCCGCGCCTACGACCCGGTGGCCATGCACGAGGCCGGCCGCGTGCTGGCGGGCCATCAGGGCATCAGCTTCGCCACCGACATGTACGACGCGCTGGACGGCGCGGACGCGCTGCTCATCGCCACCGAATGGAAGGTCTTCCGCGCGCCCGACTTCGATCGCGTCAAGGCGTTGCTCAAAACGCCCCTCATCATCGACGGGCGCAACCTCTACACGCCGGCCGACGTGCGCAGCCTGGGCTTCGAGTACTCGGGCATCGGCCGCGCATGA
- a CDS encoding MFS transporter: MAAPGKEVVTPGHDAAPEGAAKSAPPDGLPAPRRYWAAATVMTGISLSVLDTTIANVALPTIAKDLNALPAQAVWIVNAYNLAVVMALLPLSALAERIGFRRMFTFGLVLFTLASLGCALAGTLWQLTAARVFQGLGAATLMCMFGGLVRNIYPLKMLGRGISINATTVAVMSVLGPTIGSAILSVAPWPWIFAVNLPICALAMLGLRHLPEVPRNDVKLDWISALLCMATLGVFISGVDMIGEDLLRGIGLVAISAVAGMVLVRRASQQTAPLVPVDLLRIRPLAFAVGASACTFAAQMASYVSLPFYFQQVLGRPYLEVGMLMGAWPVGTAIIAPLAGRLSDRYSAATLSGVGAATMVVGMLSLALLPSTVSNGPIIAGMFVAGVGFGFFQTPNNRALLSAAPRLRSGAAGGLQATTRVFGQSFGTALVAIAFSVSAAHGPGLALVLGTVCAALAVVVNTVRFNKLRT; this comes from the coding sequence ATGGCAGCGCCCGGTAAAGAAGTCGTGACGCCGGGGCACGACGCGGCGCCGGAAGGCGCCGCCAAGTCTGCTCCGCCCGACGGCCTGCCAGCGCCGCGCCGGTACTGGGCGGCGGCCACCGTGATGACGGGCATCAGCCTGTCGGTGCTGGACACCACCATCGCCAATGTGGCGCTGCCGACGATCGCCAAGGACCTCAATGCCTTGCCGGCCCAGGCGGTCTGGATCGTCAACGCCTACAACCTCGCCGTCGTAATGGCCCTGCTGCCGTTGTCGGCCTTGGCCGAGCGCATCGGCTTTCGGCGCATGTTCACCTTCGGCCTGGTCCTGTTCACGCTGGCTTCGCTGGGCTGCGCGCTGGCGGGCACGCTGTGGCAGTTGACCGCGGCGCGCGTGTTCCAGGGCCTGGGGGCGGCCACGCTGATGTGCATGTTCGGCGGACTGGTGCGCAACATCTATCCGCTCAAGATGCTGGGGCGAGGCATCAGCATCAACGCCACCACGGTGGCGGTGATGTCGGTGCTGGGGCCCACGATCGGTTCGGCCATCCTGTCGGTGGCGCCGTGGCCGTGGATCTTCGCCGTCAACCTGCCCATCTGCGCGCTCGCCATGCTGGGCCTGCGCCATCTGCCCGAAGTCCCGCGCAACGACGTGAAACTGGACTGGATCAGCGCCCTGCTCTGCATGGCGACGCTGGGCGTGTTCATTTCCGGCGTGGACATGATAGGCGAAGACCTGCTGCGCGGCATCGGCCTGGTCGCCATTTCGGCGGTCGCGGGCATGGTGCTGGTGCGCCGGGCCAGCCAGCAGACCGCGCCGCTCGTGCCGGTGGACCTGCTGCGCATCCGGCCGCTGGCCTTCGCGGTAGGCGCGTCGGCCTGCACCTTCGCCGCGCAGATGGCCTCGTACGTGTCGCTGCCGTTTTATTTCCAGCAGGTGCTGGGTCGGCCTTATCTGGAAGTGGGCATGCTGATGGGCGCCTGGCCCGTGGGTACGGCCATCATTGCGCCGCTGGCGGGTCGTCTGTCGGACCGCTATTCGGCCGCCACCCTGAGCGGCGTGGGGGCGGCCACCATGGTCGTCGGCATGCTTTCGCTGGCGCTGCTTCCTTCCACGGTGTCGAACGGGCCGATCATCGCCGGCATGTTCGTGGCCGGCGTCGGCTTCGGCTTTTTCCAGACGCCGAACAACCGCGCCCTGCTGTCCGCCGCGCCCCGGTTGCGCAGCGGGGCGGCGGGCGGGCTGCAGGCCACCACCCGGGTGTTCGGCCAGAGCTTTGGCACGGCGCTGGTGGCGATCGCCTTCAGCGTCAGCGCGGCGCACGGGCCCGGCCTGGCGCTGGTGCTGGGCACGGTGTGCGCGGCCCTGGCCGTGGTGGTCAATACGGTCCGGTTCAACAAGCTTCGGACCTAG
- the glmU gene encoding bifunctional UDP-N-acetylglucosamine diphosphorylase/glucosamine-1-phosphate N-acetyltransferase GlmU, which yields MLNVVILAAGLGKRMQSDLPKVLHTLAGKPMLAHVLDSARQLQPARIIVVVGHGADRVKQTFDGQPDLHFVLQQPQHGTGHAVQQAVPLLLEGDGKDDVTLVLYGDVPLVQPETLQRLLDARGQGAAVLTEVLADSTGYGRIVRDAKGSVCRIVEHKDASDAEREIKEVNTGILSAPTAKLKNWLTRIDNNNAQGEYYLTDVVGLAVVDEVPVGAAQPGAGWETLGVNSRVQQAELERRWQAEQARRQLEAGVTLADPARFDVRGTLTCGRDVFIDVGCVFEGQVSLADGVRVGPHCVLRDVSVGSGTHIEAFSHLQQAEVGRDARVGPYARLRPGAELGDRSHVGNFVEIKKSVLGADSKANHLAYIGDADIGARVNVGAGTITCNYDGVNKHRTVIEDDAFIGSDTQLVAPVRVGRGATLGAGTTLTRDAPADKLTVSRPKQLTVEGWQRPVKKS from the coding sequence ATGCTTAATGTAGTGATTCTTGCCGCCGGACTGGGTAAACGCATGCAGTCCGACCTTCCCAAAGTGCTGCACACGCTGGCCGGCAAACCCATGCTGGCCCATGTGCTGGACAGCGCGCGCCAATTGCAGCCGGCGCGCATCATCGTGGTGGTCGGCCACGGCGCGGATCGCGTCAAGCAGACTTTCGATGGTCAGCCGGACCTGCACTTCGTGCTGCAGCAGCCTCAGCACGGCACGGGCCATGCTGTGCAGCAAGCCGTGCCGCTGCTGCTGGAAGGCGACGGCAAGGACGACGTGACGCTGGTGCTGTACGGCGACGTGCCGCTGGTCCAGCCCGAGACCCTGCAGCGCCTGCTGGATGCGCGCGGCCAGGGCGCCGCCGTGCTGACCGAAGTGCTGGCCGATTCCACTGGTTACGGCCGCATCGTGCGCGATGCCAAGGGCAGCGTGTGCCGCATCGTCGAGCACAAGGACGCCTCGGACGCCGAGCGCGAGATCAAGGAAGTGAACACCGGCATCCTCAGCGCGCCCACCGCAAAGCTGAAGAACTGGCTGACCCGCATCGACAACAACAATGCCCAGGGCGAGTACTACCTGACCGACGTCGTCGGCCTGGCCGTAGTCGACGAGGTGCCCGTGGGCGCGGCCCAGCCCGGCGCCGGCTGGGAAACGCTGGGCGTGAACAGCCGCGTGCAGCAGGCCGAACTCGAGCGCCGCTGGCAGGCCGAACAGGCCCGCCGCCAGCTCGAAGCCGGCGTCACCCTGGCCGATCCGGCGCGCTTTGACGTGCGCGGCACGCTCACCTGCGGCCGCGACGTGTTCATCGACGTGGGGTGCGTGTTCGAAGGCCAGGTCTCGCTGGCCGACGGCGTGCGCGTGGGTCCGCATTGCGTGCTGCGCGACGTCAGCGTCGGCTCGGGCACGCACATCGAAGCCTTCAGCCACCTGCAGCAGGCCGAGGTGGGCCGCGATGCGCGCGTGGGCCCCTACGCCCGCCTGCGTCCCGGCGCCGAGCTGGGCGACCGCAGCCACGTCGGCAACTTCGTCGAGATCAAAAAGAGCGTGCTGGGCGCGGACAGCAAGGCCAATCACCTGGCCTACATCGGCGACGCCGACATCGGCGCGCGCGTGAACGTGGGCGCGGGCACCATCACCTGCAACTACGACGGCGTGAACAAGCATCGCACCGTCATTGAGGACGACGCCTTCATCGGCTCGGACACGCAGCTCGTCGCGCCCGTGCGCGTGGGCCGCGGCGCAACGCTGGGCGCCGGCACCACCCTCACGCGCGATGCGCCGGCTGACAAGCTGACGGTGTCGCGCCCCAAGCAGCTCACCGTCGAGGGATGGCAGCGCCCGGTAAAGAAGTCGTGA
- a CDS encoding PhaM family polyhydroxyalkanoate granule multifunctional regulatory protein → MSDQYTNPFVLPGMGQNSDLSGNPLLASMEMMRQAWAGLTGPGGLASSLPMAPPMNLEDLDRRIAELRSVENWLRMNLSMLSSTIQGMEVQRSTISTLRAFVDSASRMDLGAAPEGGAPSPLEVALGLKPAPKSAGAGHGSSAQPDSAASAQAKEDASAPSDAASGSAAGASATGGAESAAAMSEQMGAAAQSASKAWWDLLQQQFNQIAAATAASMPASAPAADTGAKPDPAAPPKASAKPPGKAAKPAAARNPAATKRAAKTAKKTGPADGKP, encoded by the coding sequence ATGAGCGATCAATACACCAACCCGTTCGTCCTGCCCGGCATGGGCCAGAACTCCGACCTGTCGGGCAATCCGCTACTGGCCAGCATGGAAATGATGCGCCAGGCCTGGGCCGGCCTGACCGGCCCGGGCGGTCTGGCGAGCAGCCTGCCCATGGCGCCGCCCATGAACCTCGAAGACCTGGACCGCCGCATCGCCGAACTGCGGTCGGTGGAAAATTGGCTGCGCATGAATCTCAGCATGCTTTCCAGCACCATCCAGGGCATGGAGGTGCAGCGCTCCACCATCAGCACCCTGCGCGCCTTCGTGGACAGCGCCTCGCGCATGGACCTGGGCGCGGCGCCGGAGGGCGGCGCGCCTTCGCCGCTCGAGGTCGCGCTGGGCCTGAAGCCCGCGCCGAAGTCGGCGGGGGCTGGCCACGGAAGTTCCGCGCAGCCGGACAGCGCCGCGTCCGCCCAGGCCAAGGAAGACGCCAGCGCACCGTCCGATGCCGCATCGGGCAGCGCGGCGGGCGCGTCCGCCACCGGCGGCGCCGAATCGGCCGCCGCCATGAGCGAACAGATGGGCGCCGCGGCGCAGTCGGCGTCCAAAGCCTGGTGGGATCTGCTGCAACAGCAGTTCAACCAGATCGCCGCCGCCACCGCGGCGTCCATGCCGGCAAGCGCGCCGGCCGCGGACACGGGCGCCAAGCCCGACCCCGCCGCCCCGCCCAAGGCATCGGCCAAGCCGCCAGGCAAGGCCGCCAAGCCGGCTGCCGCGCGCAACCCCGCCGCCACCAAGCGGGCGGCAAAGACCGCCAAGAAAACCGGGCCTGCCGACGGCAAGCCCTGA